Genomic window (Leisingera methylohalidivorans DSM 14336):
AGGCGCGTGCAGGCGAGAGATATTGCCGTCGAAATACAGCGCATTGGGCAGCTTCAGGTAATCCCGGAAAAGGCTGGCGAACTGGTGAAACGTCACCGCATTGCGCGAGATGGCAAAGACCGCGCGGCGGCCATCGGCTGAGGTTCCGACCCCGTTCCTTACATAATAGCTGTCCGAATCGGGCAGGAAGCGCGGGTGCAGCTCTCCATCAATCACCAGCATCGGCCCGGATTGGGTGGCATAGGCGCAGGCGGGGGCGGCTTCGGCAAAAGCCAATGTTTCGAATACATCTGCCCGGGCCTCGCGGATACAGAAGACGCCATTGGGCAGCAGGCCGAAGTTGCCCGGGCCCGCATTGGTTACCAGCCGCATTTCCTCGGCGCCGTCCTCGACATAGAGGCCGACGGGAGACCGGTCGCTGTGATACATCCCGGCATTGGTGGCAAAGGCCAGCGCCTTGCCCTCCTCTGCCAGTGCTGTGCCCAGAGTGGAGAAATGCCCGTAGGCCTGCCCGTCGCCGTCACGCAGGAACAGCCGCAGCTGCTCCTGTGACGCATCCACTTCGCAGATCGAATACCGGTTGCCTTCATAGGCCGCATCGCTGCATTCCACCGCGCTGACGGCCGGGGCGGCCCAGAGTGCGGCCAGCAGAAAGGCGGTCTTGCGGATCACTCTTCCGTGTCGCGGCGCACCGCGTCCTGGGACAGCATCCGGCGGGTCTCGTCCATCTGATCAAACGTTTCATCCAGCCGGAAGCGCAGATCCGGGGCGAACTTCAGTCCCAGCTTTTTGCCGACCGCGCGGCGCAGCTCCCCCTTGTTCCGGGCGAGGAGCTTCAGCACATCCTCCTGTCCCTTGCCGCCCAAAGGCAGCACAAAGGCAGTAGCGATTTTCAGATCCGGCGAGGTGCGCACCTCGCCCACGGTGATCGACATGCGGTTCAGATCCGGGTCATGCACATCGCCGCGCGCCAGCACCTCGGAGAGGGAGCGGCGGATCAGTTCGCCGACGCGAAGCTGGCGCTGGGAGGGCCCGGGGCCGTCGTGGAATTTGTTCTTTGCCATATTTCCGATCTATGCCGGATTGCGGGCTTTGCCAAGCGCTGCCCGGCGATGTAGGACAAATCCAGCTTGAATAGGGGAATTGGCCAATGACTCACAAACCAGGGATCGTGATTACCGGCGCATCGGGCCGCATGGGGCAAATGCTGATCAAGACGGTGCTGGAAAGCGACCAGGCCACACTGGCAGGCGCGGTTGAGCGTGAGGGCCACGCTTGGGCAGGCCGGGATGTGGGTGAAGCAATGGGTGGGGCGCCTGTTGGCGTCACCGTAACGACGGATGCGCTGGAGGCGTTTTCCAAAGCGCAAGCAGTGATTGATTTCACGTCGCCGGAAGCAACACTGAATTTTTCCAAACTGGCTGCCCAAGCCCGCGCGGTGCATGTGATCGGCACGACAGGTATGAGCGATGAGCAGATTTCCCAGCTGGAACCGGCCTCCCGTCACGCGGTGATTGTGCGCGCTGGCAACATGAGCCTTGGTGTGAACCTTCTGGTGCAGCTGACCAAAAAGGTCGCCGCGGCACTGGACGAAGATTTCGATATCGAGGTGATCGAAGCGCATCACCACCACAAGGTGGATGCGCCCTCGGGCACCGCGCTGATGCTCGGGGAAGCCGCCGCGGAAGGGCGCGGCGTGAAACTGGAGGATGTGCGTGATTCCGGCCGTGACGGCATCACCGGCGCCCGTAAACGCGGCGATATCGGCTTCACCGCAATCCGCGGCGGCGACATTGTGGGCGAGCATGACGTGCTGTTTGCAGCAGCTGGTGAGCGCATTGTGCTGCGCCATCTGGCCAGCGACCGCGCGATTTTTGCCCGCGGCGCGCTGAAAGCCGCGCTGTGGGGACAAGGCAAAGAGCCCGGCCAGTATGACATGGTGGATGTGCTGGGACTCTGACGAGAAAAAGCGGACTTCGCGGGCCGCTGCCTCCGGCAGGAGCAGTTTGCAAAAGAGAAGCCAAAGCCCCCTCAACGCCGCTCAGAAATCGACGGCGATGCCTTTCTTTTCCCAGTCGCCGTAACGGGCAGGGTCGGGGCCCTCGCGGCCGCCCAGTTCCTTGGGGGGCGGGCTCTGCGCTTCGGCGGCCTTGCGGCGTTCCTTGGCCTCGGCCAAGGCGCGCCGGGCGGCAGGTGGCAGATCTTTCTTTTCGGGCGCTGTCTCTTCGCTCATCGCGGGTTCCTTTATGCTCGGGCCATGATATACGCCCCTGTCCCGCGCAAACAACCCAGCGCCCGTAGGAGTTGCCAGATGTCCGATAGCAATCACGCCCGCCGTACTGCGGTTTACCTGTTGGATCAGGTCATGGGAGAGGGGCGTCTGCTGGCGGAATGCTATGCCGGAGGTGTGCTGGAAAAGCTGGCTCCGGAAGACCGGGCGCGGGCACAGCGGCTGGCAGCGGAAACATTGCGCAACCTAGAACGCGCCGACCGGGTGCTGAAAAAGCATCTGAAAAAAACACCGCCAATAACTGTGCTGAATGCGCTGCGGTTGGGAACGGTGGAGCTGTGTTCGGGCGGCGCGGCGCACGGCGTGGTGAACGCGATGGTGGCCATTGTCTCCAAGCACCGGCGTCATGGGCAGCTCAAGGGGCTGGTCAATGCGGT
Coding sequences:
- a CDS encoding phosphodiester glycosidase family protein, which codes for MIRKTAFLLAALWAAPAVSAVECSDAAYEGNRYSICEVDASQEQLRLFLRDGDGQAYGHFSTLGTALAEEGKALAFATNAGMYHSDRSPVGLYVEDGAEEMRLVTNAGPGNFGLLPNGVFCIREARADVFETLAFAEAAPACAYATQSGPMLVIDGELHPRFLPDSDSYYVRNGVGTSADGRRAVFAISRNAVTFHQFASLFRDYLKLPNALYFDGNISRLHAPELGRSDAGFMMGPIAGVVEDAPARE
- the rbfA gene encoding 30S ribosome-binding factor RbfA, giving the protein MAKNKFHDGPGPSQRQLRVGELIRRSLSEVLARGDVHDPDLNRMSITVGEVRTSPDLKIATAFVLPLGGKGQEDVLKLLARNKGELRRAVGKKLGLKFAPDLRFRLDETFDQMDETRRMLSQDAVRRDTEE
- the dapB gene encoding 4-hydroxy-tetrahydrodipicolinate reductase; protein product: MTHKPGIVITGASGRMGQMLIKTVLESDQATLAGAVEREGHAWAGRDVGEAMGGAPVGVTVTTDALEAFSKAQAVIDFTSPEATLNFSKLAAQARAVHVIGTTGMSDEQISQLEPASRHAVIVRAGNMSLGVNLLVQLTKKVAAALDEDFDIEVIEAHHHHKVDAPSGTALMLGEAAAEGRGVKLEDVRDSGRDGITGARKRGDIGFTAIRGGDIVGEHDVLFAAAGERIVLRHLASDRAIFARGALKAALWGQGKEPGQYDMVDVLGL
- a CDS encoding DUF1674 domain-containing protein, translating into MSEETAPEKKDLPPAARRALAEAKERRKAAEAQSPPPKELGGREGPDPARYGDWEKKGIAVDF